The Arachis hypogaea cultivar Tifrunner chromosome 14, arahy.Tifrunner.gnm2.J5K5, whole genome shotgun sequence genome has a segment encoding these proteins:
- the LOC112741947 gene encoding BOI-related E3 ubiquitin-protein ligase 1, with protein sequence MAVEAPHNLFPPQQFVSNTEFIKLSHNQYQQHNMMMDAGIITMNNNNKNTASTTTMPESLLMPLYASCDPNSINKSDSGLTYHHRISLPRKRSREDSIAESSNVLPLPQKSKLSSPFLHHHNNLLLHHLNSQHSEIDQLISQHTERVRLELEEQRTRQSRTFLTAIQEAVITKLKEKDDEIQRMGKLNFALQERVKSLCLENQLWRDLAQTNEATANSLRSNLEQVLAHVATDDHHQHHNNNNGYGYDDEAESSCASNNRHLRLEDDADDGGDSGAAAVRMCKKCGERESIVLLLPCRHLCLCTTCGSTVRNCPLCNSGINASVHVNLS encoded by the exons ATGGCAGTGGAAGCACCTCACAACCTCTTCCCTCCACAACAGTTTGTGAGTAACACAGAATTCATCAAGCTGAGCCACAACCAGTACCAGCAGCACAACATGATGATGGACGCTGGAATAATAACCatgaataacaacaacaaaaatacagcttcaacaacaacaatgccggAATCGTTGCTGATGCCTCTCTACGCATCCTGCGATCCAAACTCGATAAACAAATCAGACAGCGGCCTCACATATCACCACCGCATCTCTCTCCCTCGGAAGCGTTCCAGAGAAGACTCCATAGCTGAATCATCCAACGTCCTCCCGCTTCCTCAGAAAAGCAAACTCTCTTCTCCCTTCCTCCACCACCATAACAACCTCCTCCTACACCACCTCAACAGCCAACACTCCGAGATCGACCAACTCATCTCCCAACAC ACGGAGAGAGTGAGATTGGAACTGGAGGAACAGAGAACGAGGCAGTCAAGAACGTTTCTGACCGCAATCCAAGAAGCGGTTATCACGAAGCTGAAGGAGAAGGACGACGAGATTCAAAGAATGGGAAAGCTCAACTTTGCTCTACAAGAACGCGTAAAATCGCTCTGCCTCGAGAATCAGCTATGGAGGGACCTCGCTCAGACCAACGAAGCCACCGCCAACTCCCTCCGATCCAATCTAGAACAAGTCCTCGCTCACGTCGCCACCGAcgaccaccaccaacaccacaaCAACAATAACGGTTACGGTTACGACGACGAGGCGGAATCGAGTTGCGCCAGCAACAACCGCCACCTCCGCCTCGAGGATGACGCCGACGACGGAGGAGACTCCGGCGCCGCCGCAGTGAGGATGTGCAAAAAATGTGGGGAGAGAGAGTCGATAGTGTTGCTGCTGCCGTGTAGGCATCTCTGCCTCTGCACAACGTGTGGGTCCACCGTTCGGAACTGCCCTCTCTGCAATTCTGGCATCAATGCCAGTGTTCATGTTAATCTCTCTTag